CTACCAAATGTTTATTATCAGAGTAAAACTTGCAAATGAAAAATACCTTATAACACCAGGAGATTAATGAAAGTTATATGGTGCATATCTGTCATGATTAGAGCAAAATAACTTAGAGAGTACAGAAAAGAGGTTATGGTCAAATCCCCTTTACTTAGCAGTGTAGCATCAATGTGGAGCAATGGTCTTTTTCCAACAGTGAGACAATCTTTTTACTTTAGGGTAGTGTTGGCCTTGGTGGTGGGTAGAAGAGGATCCTGCTCCCACCCAGAGAACACAAGACCTGAAGCCCTTTTGTTATTCGGTTAGGCAACTCTACCCATCTCTGCCTCATTCTCTTAGACTTCAGCTCTCTAAAGTCTTATGCAATAGCATTTTAACATCATCAGCCACCGTATTGATGAATTTCAAACGTAGAAAATATACtttcaaaaactgaaagataGAAGATCGGAGTCCTCCGTTCACTGAGCAAAAGGATTCAGCACATTTCATGGCCTTTGCTGCTATACTGTCATTCTTCACAAATAACCAGAAATCCAAGGACTTTGTGGAGCTCTTGATCTCTTGCACAGATGTGCCCAGCTTCTGGGCAATCTCTTTTACTGACTGCTCATCCAAACCAAAATAGCTTCGATAAAGGTTCAAGCACTTCTCCTGTTTAGGCAAATCAAAGCCACTGAAGAAGGCCATGAAAGGGATGATGGCCAAAGCAGCTGATTTCAGGGCATTCAGCCAGATCTTCTCTTTGAGGATAACTCTCTTCACCTCAATGAAAGCATCAGACAAATTGGACAACTGGAGCACAAAGGTGTAGCGCTTATGAGCAGGGAGATCCTGCAGCAGTGTCTCCTGCAGTCTTGGGAAATCAAACTTATCCGGGTGAAAGTTGGAGACCAGGAAGACACACGGATTAGATACTCCGATGTTGCTGAGAATAGCCAGGTAGTCATCTCGGATCTGCTGAAGGACTCTCTCCTTTTTGAAGGATATgggtttgcttttctcttcaCTATGCAATTCAACATCCACCATTGTTCTAACAAAGTAGAaattcttccccttctccttgaTTTTCTGGGCCAGGAGAGCATCATTTGAGCTGAACCGTGAGGaagaaataatgatgaaaaagtcatAGTCACCATCTCCCACAATTTCTAGATAAGGATCTGGAAGGGAATTGGGAGTCCCAGTTCCAGGCAGGTCCCAGAAGGTCACACTGGGATATTTTGGATATTGATAGGGGGTTTTCTTCATGGTAGTTGGCACAACTCCAACATGAGCAGACCCCTCCTCTTCATGACCAAGACCTAGCAGGGCATTGATGAAACTGGACTTCCCAGAACCAGATTGCCCGATCACAGCCACATTCAAGGGAGCATTCTCAGATTTCTGAAGTGCTTCCTGAATCTCTT
This window of the Mesoplodon densirostris isolate mMesDen1 chromosome 3, mMesDen1 primary haplotype, whole genome shotgun sequence genome carries:
- the LOC132486498 gene encoding interferon-gamma-inducible GTPase 10-like, encoding MDWFTSYFLSGKNFEQLAQKFVPHYSTLISKAVEILSQESVERIQRVFQEGKLKEVVEEIQEALQKSENAPLNVAVIGQSGSGKSSFINALLGLGHEEEGSAHVGVVPTTMKKTPYQYPKYPSVTFWDLPGTGTPNSLPDPYLEIVGDGDYDFFIIISSSRFSSNDALLAQKIKEKGKNFYFVRTMVDVELHSEEKSKPISFKKERVLQQIRDDYLAILSNIGVSNPCVFLVSNFHPDKFDFPRLQETLLQDLPAHKRYTFVLQLSNLSDAFIEVKRVILKEKIWLNALKSAALAIIPFMAFFSGFDLPKQEKCLNLYRSYFGLDEQSVKEIAQKLGTSVQEIKSSTKSLDFWLFVKNDSIAAKAMKCAESFCSVNGGLRSSIFQFLKVYFLRLKFINTVADDVKMLLHKTLES